Within Serratia odorifera, the genomic segment TTCGGGTTGACCTGTTTCAGGTCGAAAATCAGCTGGGCCAGATCCTCAATCGAATAGATATCGTGGTGCGGCGGCGGGGAAATCAGCGTTACACCCGGTACCGAATAGCGCAGCTTGGCGATGTACGGTGTGACCTTGTCGCCCGGCAACTGACCGCCTTCACCCGGTTTCGCTCCCTGAGCGACCTTAATCTGGATCACGTCGGCGTTAACCAGATAGGCCGGAGTCACGCCGAAGCGGCCGGACGCAACCTGTTTGATGCGCGACACTTTGTTGGTGCGGTAACGCGCCGGGTCTTCGCCGCCTTCGCCGGAGTTGGAGAAGCCGCCGAGGCTATTCATGGCGATGGCCAATGACTCGTGAGCTTCCGGGCTGAGGGCGCCGATCGACATTGCCGCGGTATCAAAACGGCCGAACAGCGATTCTGCCGGTTCAACCTGATCTACCGGGATTGGCGCGCCTTTTGGCGTAATGGCCAGCAGATCGCGCAGCATGGCCACCGGACGCTGGTTAACCAGCTTGGCGTAAGCCTGGTAATCGGCGTATTCACCGCTGTGCACTGCTTTTTGCAGCGTGTTGACCACGTCCGGGTTATAGGCATGATATTCGCCGCCGTGGACGAACTTCAGCAGGCCGCCCTGATCCAGCGGCTTGCGCTTGAGCCAGGCGCGCTTGGACAGGTTTTGCAGATCCTGCTGGAAGTCGCTGAAGCTGGCTCCGCTGATGCGGCTGACCACGCCCTGGAAACACAGGTCGGACAGATCGCGATGCAGGCCAACGGCTTCAAACAGTTTGGAGCAGCGGTAAGAGGCTACGGTCGAAATGCCCATTTTGGACATGATCTTGTACAGCCCCTTGTTGATGCCGTTGCGGTAGTTGAGCATCACGTCGCGGTATTTTTTGTCGATCGCCTGGCTGTCCACCAGTTTGGCCAGTGTTTCATAAGCCAGGTACGGGTAGATGGCGGTAGCGCCAAAGCCCAACAGCACGGCAAAGTGGTGTGGATCGCGGGCGCTGGCGGTTTCAACGATGATATTGGCATCGCAGCGCAGGCTTTTTTCAACCAGACGGGTCTGCACCGCGCCCACGGCCATCGGTGCCGGTACTGGCAAACGGTTCGGTGCAATGGCGCGATCGGACAACACCAGCAGCACTGCGCCGTCGCGTACCTTGCGTTCCGCTTCATCGCACAGGGCGCGGATCTTCTGCTCCAGATCCTGCTCTGCCGGATCGAAGGTCAGATCCAGCGTGTCGGCGCGATAGTATTCGCCTTCCAGCGTAGTGAGCTGTTTGAAGTCCGAATACAGCAGAATTGGCGATTTAAAGCTCAGACGGTGTGCCTGGCCTTCGGCCTCGCAAAACACGTTCATTTCACGGCCGATACTGGTCGCCAGTGACATCACATGCGCTTCGCGTAGTGGATCGATCGGCGGGTTGGTGACCTGGGCGAACTGCTGGCGGAAGTAATCATAAATGATACGCGGACGGCTGGAGAGCACGGCGAAGGGGGTATCGTCGCCCATTGAACCGGTAGCTTCCTGGCCAATCTCGCCCAACACGCGGATCACCTGATCGAGCTCTTCGCTGCTGTAGCCGAACTGCTTCTGGTAGGTTTCCAGCGTAGCGTCGTCCAGCTCGCGGCTGCCGACCTGGTCTTCCGGCAGGTCTTCGAACGGCACCAGCCGCTTGACGTTTTTCTCCATCCACTCTTTGTAAGGATGGCGGCTCTTCAGATCGTTGTCGGTTTCGGCAGAGTGCAGAATACGGCCGCTGCGGGTGTCGATCACCATCAGTTCGCCGGGGCCAACGCGGCCTTTTTCGACCACTTCGTCCGGTTGATAATCCCAGATGCCGACTTCCGACGCGCAGGTGATCAGCTTGTCTTTGGTGATGACATAGCGCGCCGGGCGCAGACCGTTACGGTCAAGGTTACAGGCGGCGTAGCGGCCATCGGACATGACGATGCCCGCCGGGCCGTCCCACGGTTCCATGTGCATCGAGTTGAAGTCGAAGAAGGCGCGCAGATCGCCGTCCATGTCAGGGTTGTTCTGCCAGGCTGGCGGCACCAGCAGACGCATGGCGCGGATCAGATCCATCCCGCCTGCCAGCAGCAGTTCCAGCATGTTGTCCAGCGAGCTGGAGTCGGAACCGGTTTCGTTGACGAAAGGCGCCGCAGATTGCAAATCCGGGATCAGCGGCGTCTGGAATTTATAGGTACGGGCGCGCGCCCACTGACGGTTACCGGTGATGGTGTTGATCTCGCCGTTGTGCGCCAGATAGCGAAACGGTTGCGCCAGCGGCCAGCGTGGCACGGTATTGGTGGAAAAGCGCTGGTGGAACAGGCAAATGGCCGATTCCAGGCGCAAATCTGCCAGATCCAGATAAAAGCGCGGCAGATCCGCCGGCATGCACAGGCCTTTGTAGATCGTCACCAGGTTGGAGAAGCTGCAGACGTAGAAGCTGTCGTCCTGCACCTCTTGCACGCGTTTTTCAATGCGGCGGCGTGCCACAAACAGGCGGCGCTCCATGTCGCGCGGACGCCAGCCGGCCGGGGCATTAACAAAAATCTGTTCAATACGCGGCAGGGAAGAGAGCGCAATTTCACCCAGTACGTCCGGGTTGGTCGGTACTTCACGCCAGCCGACGATCGACAGCGTTTCGTTTTGCAGTTCTTCTTCCACAATGCGGCGGCTGGCACGAGCCTGTTCCTCGTCCTGACTGAGGAACATCATGCCGACGGCGTAATTCTTGGCTAAGCGCCAGCCGCGCTCTTCGGCAACCATGCGGAAAAAGCGATCGGGCTTTTGCAATAACAGGCCGCAACCGTCGCCAGTCTTGCCGTCAGCAAGAATTGCGCCACGGTGCTGCATACGGGCCAGTGCGTGAATAGCGGTACGCACTACCTTATGGCTAGGTTCGCCTTCTATGTGGGCGATCAGGCCGAAACCACAGTTGTCCCTCTCTAGGGATTTGTCGTACAACATATCAGTGAACCTCCCCAGGCTCTGCGTGACTCTCACAACCGGTGCACGAGCGGCTTAACGCGCTTGGGCAGACGCTCAATCGGCGAATACCCGTGATATATCCATGAGGTATTCATAACGCCAATCTGCTTTTCCGCCCTCCGTTAAGGGCCTCTCGTGACGGTTATCACAAGTGGTGAAGACTTGTTTTAAGAGGGAGTCTTAAATTACTGCATAAATATGACGAGTCGTTTGCCCGTCCAGAAAGCTTCCAGCGGACTTCCAACTTATCGAGAAAGAATACGCAGGTCAAATATAGGCTTATGGACCTTTTAAATGGCGGTAAAAGTAATTAATTCTTTGATTTATAATGTTTTTTAATGTTATTTGACCTGGATCAGCATGGCGCTGACCGCCGAAGAAATGTGAGCTGTCTCACTATAGTGCAACCGCTGGATCTCTGCACCATGCTAGTGCGGGCTGGAATGGCAGAATATTATTCCAGTAAATCTGACTATTTTGTTGTTTGTAACTATTTTTCATTAGTCTGTCATACTGGGCAAAACCACTGCTATGAAATTAGAATAATTCATCGCAGGTGTGGTGATTTTATTTGCATTTATAATGAATAGTTATGCCTGGTGAGGCCTTTGAAGAAAAGCGTTGATCTCTGTCATCGCAGGAAAAGCCGTTTCTAATTAGCATCGCGGCTTTGAACACAGAGAAACACCAAGATTATGCAGTTGCCACAATTAGTCAATATGTTTGGTGCCGATCTTCAACGCCGTCATGGCGAAAAGGTCCATAAACTCACGCTGCACGGTGGTTTCAACTGCCCAAACCGCGATGGCACCGTAGGGCGCGGCGGCTGCACCTTTTGCAATGTGGCGTCGTTCGCCGATGAGCAAATGCGCCGGCAAACCATCGCCGAACAGCTGGCGGCGCAGGCTGGCAAGGTCAATCGCGCCAAACGCTATCTGGCCTATTTTCAGGCCTATACCAGTACCTATGCCGAGGTGGCGCTGCTGGAAAGCCTGTATCGGCAGGCGCTTGAGCAGGCGAACATGGTGGGCATCTGCGTCGGTACCCGACCGGACTGCGTACCGGAGGCAGCGCTCGATCTGTTGGCCGGCTACCGTGCCCAGGGGTATGAAGTATGGCTCGAACTGGGGTTGCAGACCGCACACGATAAAACGCTGAAACGCATCAATCGCGGGCATGATTTCTGCTGTTACCAACAGACCGCGCGGCGAGCGCGCGAACGTGGCCTGAAGGTCTGCTGCCATCTGATTGTCGGCCTGCCGGGCGAAACGCCGGCCGATCATCTGGCGACGCTTGTGGCGGTAGTAGCCGCAGGCGTAGACGGCATCAAACTGCATCCGCTGCAGGTGGTGGCCGGCAGTATCCTGGCGCGCGCCTGGCAGGCCGGGCGTCAGCCGGTACTGACGCTGGAGGACTATGCCGCCAGCGCCGGTGAAATGATCCGCCATACGCCGCGCGACGTGGTGTTTCATCGTCTGTCTGCCTATGCGCGCCGGCCGACGTTGTTGGCACCATTATGGTGCGAAAACCGCTGGAGCGGCATGCAGGCGGTCGGTAGCTATCTGTTACGTCACGGCGGACAAGGTGCCGCGCTGGCGGCGGCGTTGCGCTACGCCCCTGTCTGAGCTGATTTGCCGGCTTTTTCACACTTCCATTGTGCTAATCGCAGCGATGCGGCTATTTGCGGTATGATTTACCCCCTATGTCTGTCGGGAGCGGTTTATGAAGCAAATCCGGGTATTGGCCCAGTACTACGTTGATCTGATGGTGAAGCTGGGGCTGGTGCGCTTCTCACTGTTGCTGGCGTCGGCGTTGGTGGTGCTGGCGATGATCGTCCAGATGGCGGTGACCATGCTGCTGCGTGGCGAAGTTGAAAGCATCGACGTCGTGCGCTCAATCTTCTTCGGGCTGTTGATCACCCCCTGGGCGGTCTATTTTCTGTCGGTGGTGGTGGAGCAACTGGAGGAGTCACGCCAGCGACTGGCGCGGCTGGTGGACAAGCTGGAAGAAATGCGTCACCGCGATTTGCAATTGAATCAGCAACTGAAGGACAACATTACCCAGCTCAATCAGGAAATTGCCGATCGCATCAAGGCAGAAGAAGCGCGTTTGCAGGTGATGGACAAGCTGAAAGAAGAGATGGAACAGCGCGAGCTGGCGCAGATTGAGCTGGGGCAACAGTCGGCGCTGCTGCGCTCCTTCCTCGACGCTTCGCCGGATCTGGTTTACTACCGTAATGAAGACAAAGAGTTTTCCGGCTGCAACCGTGCCATGGAACTGCTGACCGGCAAAAGCGAGAAACAGCTGATCGGCCTGACGCCATACGATGTGTATGAGCAGGATATCGCCGACAAAGTGATCGAAACCGACGAAAAGGTGTTCCGCCATAACGTCTCGCTGACCTATGAACAGTGGCTGGTGTACCCGGATGGTCGCAAAGCCTGTTTCGAGCTGCGTAAAGTGCCGTTTTACGATCGGGTGGGCAAACGCCACGGGCTGATGGGCTTCGGACGCGATATAACCGAGCGTAAGCGCTATCAGGACGCGTTGGAGAACGCCAGCAGGGACAAGACTACCTTTATCTCAACGATCAGCCACGAGCTTCGTACGCCGCTTAATGGCATTGTCGGCCTGAGTCGCATACTGCTCGATACCGAGCTCGACGATGAACAGCTCAAATACCTGAAAACCATTCACGTCAGCGCCATCACCCTCGGCAATATCTTTAACGATATTATCGAGATGGACAAGCTGGAGCGCCGCAAGGTACAGCTCGATAATCAACCGGTTGATTTTACTGGTTTCCTTGCCGATCTGGAAAACCTGTCCGGTCTGCTGGCTCAGCCGAAGGGCCTGCAGTTCGTGCTGGATCCTCAGCAACCGCTGCCGCAGCAGGTGATTACCGACGGCACGCGCCTGCGCCAAATCCTGTGGAACCTGATCGGTAACGCGGTGAAGTTCACTCAACAGGGGCAAATCGTGGTGCGTGTGCGCCGGGATGGGCAGGAAAAGCTGGTATTTGAGGTTGAAGACTCCGGCATGGGCATTCCACAGGATGAGCAGGACAAAATCTTCGCCATGTACTATCAGGTCAAAGATCAGCGCGGTGGGCGTCCGGCAACCGGCACCGGTATCGGCCTGGCGGTTTCCAAGCGACTGGCACAGAGCATGGGCGGCGATATCACGGTTAACAGCCGTCCGGGGCACGGTTCTTGCTTTACCCTGACGATTAAGGCACCAGCGGTGCAACAGGAAGTCGCCGCCGCGCACACCGAGGAGCCGCTGCCGTTGCCGGCGCTGCACATCCTGCTGGTTGAGGACATCGAATTGAACGTGATTGTGGCGCGCTCGGTGCTGGAAAAACTGGGCAACAGCGTCGAGGTGGCGATGAACGGCGCGCAGGCGCTGGCGATGTTCGATCCCGACGAGTTCGATCTGGTGTTGCTGGATATCCAGTTGCCGGACATGACCGGGCTGGATATCGCGCGTGAGTTGCATCAGCGCTATGCCGGCCAGGCGCTGCCGCCGCTGATTGCGCTGACGGCCAACGTGCTGAAAGACAAGAAAGAGTACCTGGATGCGGGTATGGACGATGTGCTGAGCAAACCGCTCTCGGTGCCGGCTCTGACCACGATGATCACCCGTTACTGGGGCCATCAACCTTCTCATGCGACAAAAAAACTGGAGCACAAAGCGATGCAGATTAATGAATCGTTACTGGATACCGCCATGCTGGAACAGTACATGGATCTGGTTGGGCCACAGCTGATTCACCAAAGCCTGGAGATGTTCGAACAAATGATGCCAGGTTATCTGGCGGTACTGGATTCCAACATGACCGCTCGCGATCAGAAAGGCATCGCCGAGGAAGGGCACAAGATCAAGGGCGCCGCCGGGTCGGTTGGTTTGCGTCACCTGCAGCAATTGGCGCAGCAAATCCAGACGCCAACGTTACCGGCATGGTGGGACAACGTACAGGACTGGGTCGACGAACTGAAACAGGAATGGCCTAACGACGTGGCGGTACTGCGTGCGTGGGTTGAGAACGCTGAAAAAAAATGACCCCGACCTAGGCCGGGGTGCGCGAATATTGCGCCAACACCAGGGAAATCGTGACCTGCGTATTGGTTTTCAGTGTTCTGGTCGAGCAGGTTGTAATGAATTCCTAAACATCATACAGCCAACAACATAGCAAATGTAAGCTTTCATGTTAGAAGATTCATTAAAATGTGTGATGTAGATTAGTGTTTGTCAACTCAGAACGCAAACCCGTTGACAGTATTGATGAGGAGAAGGGCGATGAAACAGGTCGGGGTGGTACTGAGCGGTTGTGGGGTTTACGACGGTACGGAAATCCACGAAGCGGTGCTGACGCTGCTGGCATTGGACCGTGCGGGAGTGCAGGCGGTGTGCTTTGCACCGGATAAGCCACAACTGCATGTAATTAATCATTTATCTGGCGATGAAGTCAGCGAGCAGCGCAACGTGTTGGTTGAGTCCGCCCGTATCGCGCGCGGAAAGATACAGCCGCTTTCCGCGGCGGACGCCGCGCAGCTGGATGCGTTGATCGTGCCAGGTGGGTTCGGCGCAGCCAAGAACCTCAGCAGCTTTGCGGCACAAGGGCAGGAGTGCGACGTTGACATGGATTTGGCAAATCTTACACGTCAAATGCATAAGGCAAATAAACCAATTGGTTTTATGTGTATTTCACCGGCGCTGTTGCCAAAAATACTGGATCACCAGGTGCGTCTGACCATTGGTAACGATCCCGATCTGGGCGAGGTTATTGATGCCATGGGCGGTGAGCCGGTGATTTGTCCGGTTGATGACATTGTGGTCGACATTGAAAACAAAGTGGTGACCACCCCGGCATACATGTTGGCGCAATCGATCGCCGAAGCGGCAAGCGGTATTGATAAGCTGGTTTCACGAGTGCTGGAACTGAGCGAATGAGGAAATCGGGGCGTAAATCGCTTTTTCTCCTGCCGTGGCTTTGGTTCAAGCGTGGCGTCCTCGCGGTTATCGGCCTGTGGCTGGCGGGGATAGTGCTATTTGCCTTTCTGCCGGTGCCGTTTTCCGCGGTGATGATCGAACGGCAGATCGGTGCCTGGTTGCAGGGGGATTTCGGTTATGTCGCGCATTCCGATTGGGTATCGATGGATGAAATCTCGCCCACGATGGCGCTGGCGGTGATGGCGGCGGAGGATCAGAAGTTTCCCGAACATTGGGGCTTCGATGTGGCCGCCATCGAAAAAGCGCTCGATCACAACGAGCGACGTCCGACGCGCATTCGCGGCGCCTCGACGCTGTCTCAGCAGACGGCCAAAAACCTGTTCCTGTGGGACGGCCGCAGCTGGTTGCGCAAGGGGCTGGAGGCCGGCCTGACCGGTGGTATCGAACTGGTCTGGACCAAGCGGCGCATTCTGACGGTATATCTCAACATTGTTGAACTGGGGGATGGCGTTTTTGGCGTGGAAGAGGCGTCGCAGCGTTATTTCAACAAGCCGGCCAAGCGTCTCAGCGCGTCGGAAGCCGCGTTACTGGCGGCGGTGTTGCCAAACCCGCATCGCTTTAAAGCCGATGCGCCTTCCGGTTACGTGATACAGCGTCAGCAGTGGATTTTGCGTCAGATGCGCCAACTGGGCGGCGAAGGATTTTTAAAAGCCAACGGCTTGGACTGAGCAGGGTATTGGGGCGAAGCAACGGCGCTTCGCCCCGGTCAGATTACTTCAGATAGGTGAACGCGGTAGTGACGTGTTTCACGCCGCTGACCTGGCTGGCGATTTGTGCCGCCGACTTGCCTTCCTGTTCGGTGACCAGACCGAGCAGGAATACTTCGCCATTTTCAGTGGTCACTTTCACGTTCGACGATTTCACCGTATCGCTGGTGAGGATCTGCGAACGCACCTTGGTGGTGATCCAGGTATCCATCGACGCGGTGCTGAGGCTGACCGGCGTACCCTGACGGATTTCGCTGTACACTTCTACTGCCCCTTCAACGCCGAGGGCGATCTGTTTGGCGCGGCTGGCCAGATCGGTAGTGGGTGCCTGCCCGGTCAACAGCACTTTACCCTGATAGGCGGTAGCCACGACGCGCGCGTCTTTTTTCAGTTGTTGATCTTTACTCAAGGCGTTTTCAACCCGGGCTTCCAAAGTGCCGTCGTCGACCTGAGTGCCAATAGTCCGTGGATCGGTAGCGGTCTTGGTGGCGACAGCCGCGCTGCCGACCACCACTGCCGGCACGCAACCCTGTAGCAACAGCGCGCCGAGCAATACGGCATAGATGGATCGAAGTTTCATTCTAACTCCTAGCGCCTATCTCATTAGGCTATTAATCGTCCTGGTGGGGAAACAGCGTATTATCAATCAGGTCGCACAGGCAATTTACTGTCAGCATATGCATTTCCTGAATACGTGAACTGCGGTGTGATGGGATACGGATTTCTACATCCTGCTGACCGAGCAAACCGGCCAGTTCCCCGCCGTCGTAACCCGTAAGCGCCACGATGGTCATATCTCGCGTTACCGCGGCTTCGACCGCTTTCACAATATCACGGCTATTGCCGCGGGTGGAGATGGCCAGCAGTACATCGCCAGCATGGCCAAGCGCACGCACCTGCTTGGCGTACACTTCATCATGCAGTCGGTCGTTGCTGATGGCCGTCAGTACGACATTATCAGCATTGAGCGCAATCGCCGGCAGGCTTGGGCGCTCGGTTTCAAAGCGGTTTATCATGCTGGCGGCGAAGTGCTGTGCATTGGCCGCCGAGGTGCCATTGCCGCAGCACAGAATTTTATTGCCGTTCAACAGCGATTGGACCAGCGTCATGGCAGCGCGGGATATGGCATCCGGCAAGGCTTCCGCTGCCGCAATCTGAGTTTGGATACTTTCGGTAAAACAAGCTTTGATTCTATCCAGCACGTTGTATTAATCCACTAAGTCAAAGGGCGGCTTACACCGCCAACGTTAATCCGCATTGAAGGCGTTGGCTATCCATTCTACCTGGCTACCGGTAAAGGCCAAAACGTCAAAACGGCACGGCGAAGTATCGAAACTGGCGCCGCGTGCGGCCAGCCAGACGGCGGCGGCGTGCAGCAAACGCTGCTGTTTGCGGTAAGTGACGCTGGCAGCGGCACCGCCAAAGTCGGCGTTACGCCGGTAGCGCACTTCAACGAACACCCAGGTTTGCCCATCGCGCATGATCAGATCAAGCTCGCCGCCGCGCACCGTCACATTGGCGGCGACAAAAACCAGCCCGGCGCGTTCCAGATGGCGGCGGGCCTGTAACTCATAGCCCGCCCCGCTGGCGCGCCGACTCAGGAGGCCGGAACGACCTGTCCCTGACGGTATTGCAGCCAAGGCAGTTTCCTGTTGATCACACAGTTGGCAGATGAGGTCAGCATGCCGGTGGTACCGGACACCTGGAAGCCGGGCAGTTGACGCATTTCAGAGAAATGATTGGCCAATTGCCAGGCGTCCATCCCCATGGCATACAACCGCACCAGGGAATAGTCGTTATGGAATCTGGCGCTGGCCTGTTGCATCAACTGCGGGTTGGCCCCGGCCAACAGCGGAATATCGCTGAACTGCAGGCCTTCCATTTCCAGACGGAAATCCGGGCCGGCGCCGGCTTGATAGCTGCGTGAGCTGGCGTACATCGCCGGTTTGCTGCGCGAGCTGGTGGTCATGTCGATCATCGGTTTGATCAGCGTCAGCTGCGACTGGGTAGCGACAATATAAACCGCATCAACGCTGCCGCCGGTGGCGGCCGGAATGTCGCTCGGCGGTGCGGGAATGGTCAGTCCGGCGATGGTGACCGACTGGGGCGCCGGCGCGCTGGCGGCTACCGGTGTGCCGGTCATGCGAATGCCGCCGGAATTGACCATCTGACGCAGCTCACCGGTGGAGCCGAGCCCCTGTTGCAGCACGGTTTGACCGCCCAGTTTCTGCCATTCGGCGGCAAAGGCCTTGGCGACGCGATCGCCGAAGGCACCGCGTGGCACCAGCAGCAGCGGCTGGCGTTTTTGCTGTTGCCAGATGTGATTGGCGGCATCGCGCGCTTCATCTTCCGGTGACAGGGCAAAATAACAGATGTTTGGATTGTCTTTTGGCGTTTCCGGCTGATTGAGCGCCAGCACGTTCAACGTGGTTGATGTAGCGGACAGCTGGTCGACGTTGTTTTTCAACAGCGGGCCGACTACCAGCGTGGCGCCGTCCTGCTGCGCCTGGGCCAGCAGTGCGCTCAGCGGCTGGCTAGAGGTGTCATACACCTTCACCTGGGCATTGGCGGCCTGTGGCGGCGTGATAGGCGCTGGCGCTGCTTCGGCAGGCTGTGCCGGTGTCACTGGCGCTGGCTGCTCGGTCGGTGCCGAGGTGCTTACTGCACCATTGGCGTTAGGATCGCTCGACACCGCCTGCGGTGCCGTGACCGGCTGCTCCGGGTTATTGACCGGTGGCTGTGGTTGCACCGGCGCATTGACTGCCGTGCCGTTCTTCGCCGCGTCGAAGCCTTGCGCAATAGCGT encodes:
- the elbB gene encoding isoprenoid biosynthesis glyoxalase ElbB — protein: MKQVGVVLSGCGVYDGTEIHEAVLTLLALDRAGVQAVCFAPDKPQLHVINHLSGDEVSEQRNVLVESARIARGKIQPLSAADAAQLDALIVPGGFGAAKNLSSFAAQGQECDVDMDLANLTRQMHKANKPIGFMCISPALLPKILDHQVRLTIGNDPDLGEVIDAMGGEPVICPVDDIVVDIENKVVTTPAYMLAQSIAEAASGIDKLVSRVLELSE
- the diaA gene encoding DnaA initiator-associating protein DiaA — translated: MLDRIKACFTESIQTQIAAAEALPDAISRAAMTLVQSLLNGNKILCCGNGTSAANAQHFAASMINRFETERPSLPAIALNADNVVLTAISNDRLHDEVYAKQVRALGHAGDVLLAISTRGNSRDIVKAVEAAVTRDMTIVALTGYDGGELAGLLGQQDVEIRIPSHRSSRIQEMHMLTVNCLCDLIDNTLFPHQDD
- the arcB gene encoding aerobic respiration two-component sensor histidine kinase ArcB, which gives rise to MKQIRVLAQYYVDLMVKLGLVRFSLLLASALVVLAMIVQMAVTMLLRGEVESIDVVRSIFFGLLITPWAVYFLSVVVEQLEESRQRLARLVDKLEEMRHRDLQLNQQLKDNITQLNQEIADRIKAEEARLQVMDKLKEEMEQRELAQIELGQQSALLRSFLDASPDLVYYRNEDKEFSGCNRAMELLTGKSEKQLIGLTPYDVYEQDIADKVIETDEKVFRHNVSLTYEQWLVYPDGRKACFELRKVPFYDRVGKRHGLMGFGRDITERKRYQDALENASRDKTTFISTISHELRTPLNGIVGLSRILLDTELDDEQLKYLKTIHVSAITLGNIFNDIIEMDKLERRKVQLDNQPVDFTGFLADLENLSGLLAQPKGLQFVLDPQQPLPQQVITDGTRLRQILWNLIGNAVKFTQQGQIVVRVRRDGQEKLVFEVEDSGMGIPQDEQDKIFAMYYQVKDQRGGRPATGTGIGLAVSKRLAQSMGGDITVNSRPGHGSCFTLTIKAPAVQQEVAAAHTEEPLPLPALHILLVEDIELNVIVARSVLEKLGNSVEVAMNGAQALAMFDPDEFDLVLLDIQLPDMTGLDIARELHQRYAGQALPPLIALTANVLKDKKEYLDAGMDDVLSKPLSVPALTTMITRYWGHQPSHATKKLEHKAMQINESLLDTAMLEQYMDLVGPQLIHQSLEMFEQMMPGYLAVLDSNMTARDQKGIAEEGHKIKGAAGSVGLRHLQQLAQQIQTPTLPAWWDNVQDWVDELKQEWPNDVAVLRAWVENAEKK
- a CDS encoding TIGR01212 family radical SAM protein (This family includes YhcC from E. coli K-12, an uncharacterized radical SAM protein.) → MQLPQLVNMFGADLQRRHGEKVHKLTLHGGFNCPNRDGTVGRGGCTFCNVASFADEQMRRQTIAEQLAAQAGKVNRAKRYLAYFQAYTSTYAEVALLESLYRQALEQANMVGICVGTRPDCVPEAALDLLAGYRAQGYEVWLELGLQTAHDKTLKRINRGHDFCCYQQTARRARERGLKVCCHLIVGLPGETPADHLATLVAVVAAGVDGIKLHPLQVVAGSILARAWQAGRQPVLTLEDYAASAGEMIRHTPRDVVFHRLSAYARRPTLLAPLWCENRWSGMQAVGSYLLRHGGQGAALAAALRYAPV
- the gltB gene encoding glutamate synthase large subunit, with amino-acid sequence MLYDKSLERDNCGFGLIAHIEGEPSHKVVRTAIHALARMQHRGAILADGKTGDGCGLLLQKPDRFFRMVAEERGWRLAKNYAVGMMFLSQDEEQARASRRIVEEELQNETLSIVGWREVPTNPDVLGEIALSSLPRIEQIFVNAPAGWRPRDMERRLFVARRRIEKRVQEVQDDSFYVCSFSNLVTIYKGLCMPADLPRFYLDLADLRLESAICLFHQRFSTNTVPRWPLAQPFRYLAHNGEINTITGNRQWARARTYKFQTPLIPDLQSAAPFVNETGSDSSSLDNMLELLLAGGMDLIRAMRLLVPPAWQNNPDMDGDLRAFFDFNSMHMEPWDGPAGIVMSDGRYAACNLDRNGLRPARYVITKDKLITCASEVGIWDYQPDEVVEKGRVGPGELMVIDTRSGRILHSAETDNDLKSRHPYKEWMEKNVKRLVPFEDLPEDQVGSRELDDATLETYQKQFGYSSEELDQVIRVLGEIGQEATGSMGDDTPFAVLSSRPRIIYDYFRQQFAQVTNPPIDPLREAHVMSLATSIGREMNVFCEAEGQAHRLSFKSPILLYSDFKQLTTLEGEYYRADTLDLTFDPAEQDLEQKIRALCDEAERKVRDGAVLLVLSDRAIAPNRLPVPAPMAVGAVQTRLVEKSLRCDANIIVETASARDPHHFAVLLGFGATAIYPYLAYETLAKLVDSQAIDKKYRDVMLNYRNGINKGLYKIMSKMGISTVASYRCSKLFEAVGLHRDLSDLCFQGVVSRISGASFSDFQQDLQNLSKRAWLKRKPLDQGGLLKFVHGGEYHAYNPDVVNTLQKAVHSGEYADYQAYAKLVNQRPVAMLRDLLAITPKGAPIPVDQVEPAESLFGRFDTAAMSIGALSPEAHESLAIAMNSLGGFSNSGEGGEDPARYRTNKVSRIKQVASGRFGVTPAYLVNADVIQIKVAQGAKPGEGGQLPGDKVTPYIAKLRYSVPGVTLISPPPHHDIYSIEDLAQLIFDLKQVNPKAVISVKLVSEPGVGTIATGVAKAYADLITIAGYDGGTGASPLSSVKYAGCPWELGLVETQQALVANGLRHKIRLQVDGGLKTGVDIVKAAILGAESFGFGTGPMVALGCKYLRICHLNNCATGVATQDEKLRRDHYHGLPERVTNYFQFIARETREIMASLGVSQLVDLIGRTEFLTELDGISAKQNKLDLSPLLQTATPHPGKAVYCTESSNPAFDRGLLNKELLAQAEPFIEAKHSKTFYFDIRNTDRSVGATLSGAIAAVHGDQGMAADPIKAHFSGTAGQSFGVWNAGGVELTLTGDANDYVGKGMAGGSIAVRPPVGSAFRSFEASIIGNTCLYGATGGKLFAAGRAGERFAVRNSGAITVVEGIGDNGCEYMTGGIVCVLGKTGINFGAGMTGGFAYVLDEDGEFRKRVNPELVEVLDVDQLAIHEEHLRGLITEHVQATGSARAEEILANWPEWASKFALVKPKSSDVKALLGHRSRSAAELRVQAQ
- the dolP gene encoding division/outer membrane stress-associated lipid-binding lipoprotein — its product is MKLRSIYAVLLGALLLQGCVPAVVVGSAAVATKTATDPRTIGTQVDDGTLEARVENALSKDQQLKKDARVVATAYQGKVLLTGQAPTTDLASRAKQIALGVEGAVEVYSEIRQGTPVSLSTASMDTWITTKVRSQILTSDTVKSSNVKVTTENGEVFLLGLVTEQEGKSAAQIASQVSGVKHVTTAFTYLK
- the mtgA gene encoding monofunctional biosynthetic peptidoglycan transglycosylase is translated as MRKSGRKSLFLLPWLWFKRGVLAVIGLWLAGIVLFAFLPVPFSAVMIERQIGAWLQGDFGYVAHSDWVSMDEISPTMALAVMAAEDQKFPEHWGFDVAAIEKALDHNERRPTRIRGASTLSQQTAKNLFLWDGRSWLRKGLEAGLTGGIELVWTKRRILTVYLNIVELGDGVFGVEEASQRYFNKPAKRLSASEAALLAAVLPNPHRFKADAPSGYVIQRQQWILRQMRQLGGEGFLKANGLD
- a CDS encoding YraN family protein; the protein is MSRRASGAGYELQARRHLERAGLVFVAANVTVRGGELDLIMRDGQTWVFVEVRYRRNADFGGAAASVTYRKQQRLLHAAAVWLAARGASFDTSPCRFDVLAFTGSQVEWIANAFNAD